The Nicotiana tomentosiformis chromosome 2, ASM39032v3, whole genome shotgun sequence genome includes the window caaaagggacaatacacaatttccactcacgaatatgtaagaatgcaaaacacattgaaaatactcactaaacatagcattagctaaaacagccacagatgggcatcacttgagttcataagcttttaggcaattctattttcaaagttggagtggttgactaggttgcttaatattatttttaaggggaaaaggatgccggatgagtggaggtggagtacggtggttccattgtataagaacaaaggtgatatccagagttgtaacaattataggggtatcaaattactgagtcataccatgaaagtgtgggagagggtggttgaagtgaGGGTGAGGATGGTAGTGTCTGTATTCGATAACCAGTTTggattcatgccgggtcgttcgactacagaagctatacaccttgttagaaggttggtggaattatagagagagaggaagaaggatctgcacatggtgtttattgacctagagaaagcgtatgacaaagttcctagagaaattctctggagatgcctggaggcaaaaggtgtgttgGTTCCCTATATTAtagcgattaaggacatgtatgatggggctaagactcgggttaggacagtaggaggcgactctgagcattttccggttgtaatggggttacaccaaggttctgcgctcagtccgttcttattctccccggtgatggacgcgttaacacaccatattcaaggggatgtgccatggtgcatgctattcgccgatgacatagttctgattgatgagtcgcgagccggtgttaacgagaggctggaggtttggagacaggctcttgagtctaagggtttcaagctgagcaagaCGAAGACGCAAtatctggagtgtaagttcagcgctgagccaggagatgtgggcgtggatgtgaggcttgattcacaggtcatcccgagtagaggcagcttcaagtaccttggttcggttatccagggggaggggagatcgacgaggatgtcacacaccgtattggggtaggatggatgaaatggaggttagcatctggagtcctgtgtgacaagagagtgccatcgatactcaaaggtaagctttataaagcggtggttagaccggccatgatgtatggggctgagtgttggcccgttaagaactcacatatccagaagatgaaagtagcagaaatgaggatgttgcggtggatgtgcgagcatcataggatagataagattaggaatgatgatattcgggagaaggtgcatgtggctcccatcgatgacaagatgcgggaagcgaggcttagatggttcggacatattcagaggagaagcccagatgctccggtacggaggtgtgagcagctggttacagagggcacgagaagaggtagagggtggcctaagaagtattggggagaggtgatcaggcaggatatggcgaggctccagatttccgaggacatgacacttgataggaagatatggaggtcgagtattagggttgtaggttaggaggtagttgagttgtgccttacttcgtaacatGGTGGTACTAGCCATATAGGGTTATTGTCTAAGATAactagtgggaatgttgtggcttactagtTCGCTTTTCtgtgcaggtcctatttactagctatcgcttttgctttatatctttcttctagatttcatggtgttcctattttttttATGACTGttatggtgatactaatatttactaatattgtctccctttctttgcatctttcttctggatttcatggtgttcctatttatcctatgattgttgtgatactaatattgtctctttttgtcttttttttttctttttttaattttttttagccgagggtctttcggaaacagcctctctactccttcgaggtaggggtaaggtctgcgtacacactaccctccccagaccccattagtggaattttactgggttgttgttgttgttattttcaaAGTTAATtttagaatagttgaatcaaagctcattttaaatctttctcacatcatctcatttcatgggcaccattggccacaagtataactttcactcttcgcacattggccacactttatatccccaattcacttatttcacttccaaccatctatgtaggttatcaacaataagacattttcaatcaatattttaggtatacatatgagcaattaagagtcttaagcatactgagttttctcacacaatttgacatCATAACCTTCCTTTGAAACaccactcaaagacatagcattttaatacacatatcattcttgaacacattctcaaaaaataaaataatgtgataggaacattcagaacacgttttgaatacataattcttgatactttgcttatttgggacattcaaattgattgaaaacaacccggaacatagaataaggaacttgagacacccatacttgaaacttacaggaacatcattgaattcaattctaagaaggaagtttagccaacatacctcgctttgagctttccttaaattactataacgTCCCGAAAATTCtagaaatcccaatctattttgagacataacaaaattgaaccataattaggaagatatccatggtctcagctcatttcagcattttatcaaacactaggtgttcaACTTTAACTACaaagttcttctacaagattttcttcactccacaaccctatctttacttatttcagctcaacaatcttcccacaaaccttattagtacaagcatgtataaataataatcttacacccaagaatcatactcccaatcaaccatcttttatccaaatccgaaattgaaaactagggtatggaaccttacctcttagatgaagatcttgtgagatttccttgttggatttcaaagcttgggcaagatcttgatgaacaaaatacttcatctactttctctctctataacactctcacttctctctaaaaaacttCAGATAATTGCCCctaaataagccccaaagcctatttatcaaaaatggggtcgggttatgaaaatagaaaaaataaccctccgaaattaggtctgcggccgcataatggaccgcataatggatatgcgggtCGAAAAATACACCGCAAAATCGGTGCCAATAACTGGGCTGTACTAGTCCATTTTGCGACCAATTTGCGGTCGTAgaagcactttcgcgatcgcagaatctcatttttccagcatttgataatttggtcataacttcttgtaggagtgtacaaatgacgaacggtttgaagtgttggaaactagagtcaaaggctttaatttgataggtagatcatctcCTAAGtagttatagtttggtagcagcatGCGTTTGAAataggatcttgtgcgaactcacttgaaactttatctcatcataaaattttcaacttgacttagccttggggatcttcttagaccataaaccattcttaatgcacgtcatacatatattatcatgatcaattgatatcatttatataatagtccttgtctacacacaaaataatataattagcgcacatcaactttcttaatagcgtttaagtacttcaaaattttccggggtgttacacttGCCCTCACATATATTTCATGTGGCTTTATGAGTCTCCCGTTAGTAATGGAGGGCATATACGAGCCCATTTATTGACGGCAATGACAGAATAGAGACCAACTTTTAACAGAGGGCTAGCTTGTCCTATTTTGCATAGTAAAGGGGTATTGTATGCCCTTTTCCGTTTAATATATACTACATATAGATATTAGTATTAATGGGGAGTAGGTGAAGTTTTTAACTTTGAAGTTGATGGTAATTGTGAAGATTCATTTTTCCAATTTTGTGACATGTTAATACTTATTGCCTCTGTTTCAATATTGATGATATATTTTGATGATATATTTCGTTTATCAAGAGTCCatttaataaaattttgaagTTAAATTAGTTTAGTTCAcctcaatattttaaaattaaaatttaaatattaaaaaattatacgAAAAGTACTGTAAGTTGCAACTTTTCTCATATCAAtatgagaaaaaaatattttaaaatattggtcAAACTTCATACTGTTGACTCTCGATAAACTAAATATTTTATCTAAATTGAAATGAAGGATGTATTTACTTTTTATTGAAATACACGCCATTGGTTTAACCATAACCTATCTACACCTCTTGCCTTCGACAAATAAGGTTGGTGTGCTCTAATTTAATCATTCTTGTAAGTAGAGGCGAAGCTATGTTGGcccaagggtggtcaactgactacccttcgccgaaaaattatactacgtataaggtaaaatattacttgttattgattaaaaatagactttgaataCCCTTGAAAAGTGCTAGATATGTCCCTGTACTATTGAAAAATAGTTATTAGTATCCCCCGTTATACTATTCTTCACTATCTGCCCCTGTCGTTACCCATTTTAATATTTCTGCCCCCACATTTAACGGAGTCGTGCCCTGCATACACGTGGCAGTTTTTTAAGTGTCCAGACCTATTTTCCATTTTCAACCTAGTATCCATACCCGTAACTCCAGACCCATTTACATTACCTTTTTCACTCTCCTTAACTTCATCATTAGTGCAATTTATAACTTTTCCTTATATCTATCTCTTCCCTTTCTTTGCATTAGGTTTTTCTTTTACAAAATTCTCTTTCCTTGAAAACTAATATTTTTCATCGGCCTAAGCTAATCTAGTGCGAACAAAATTAGCACAGACAATTTAAGAACACAAAAACTAGATTTTAGTTAATATGTATTAATGCTAAGCTAAACTAACCAAGAGTAAACAACGAAATGGAGTTAGAACACATTAAAGTGCAATTGTAAAATTGCAGCAATTTTCAGAAttatgcaaagttcttgaagATAAACAACTGCTGCATTTTGAGCTGTCAAAAGTCGACCAAATCTCGACCAAATCTAGTTCAAATTTGTCCCAAATAACCTTCCAATCTAGTTCAATCCCAAGACCTTCAAGGTTCAACAATGACATTtatgtttttttaaattttgtaatgagattcttcttcttcaatccaAGTTTCAACAGTGTACTAACAACTGAAGCTTGATAAACAATACTAATTACAATAGAAAGTACCAATTCGAACAAACATCAACGAAATTAAAATACCCAGTTCATCTTTTTCGAGTTCAAACATCAAACCCACATCTAAATTTCAAAGTTTGTTCATCAATAGTGGATCTAAAATTTTCGCACAAAACTCAAACTACCAGCATCACAAAGAACTTGAAAGTTATTCAAGTGTTCGAATACCAAATCGTCCAAACAATGAGCCACGGTTTGAGTTTAAGTTTTCAGCTCCCGATTTAAAACACAACTAACTCTTAAAACTCAAACTTGAAATTTCTACTACGGTCCCGATTTGAAACACAACCAACTCTTAAAACTCAAACTTGAAATTtcggacccgtttggccatagattttgccaaaataaacttgggttttatttggcaaacacatgtttggccatagattttgcctacattttggccaaatcccaaatcccaaatctcaaatctcaaaaccaaCTCAATAgctgattttgggccaaaatatcactattatatttttaaaaaattaccctaaacttttatattttataaaagagcccaccatttattattttgtaacgatgttgcttcgtcttctcggtcatctgatattGTATCatatagttcattataaaaatgataattttgtatcaaatttatttatgttcaggactatggtttgcgataatataatgaatgttattgataatgataCCGTTggatatttgtgatagtttttagaacttgtgggtataagtcatgtttcatgttttttcaaaccaaacttcacccaaaacagatgtccaaacacattttcatcttcaaaccaaacttcacccaaatcagatttttcaaaataaatttgggaatctatggccaaacgctagcttcaGCTCCCGAAGTTAAAGAATTatctaactttttttttttttgaatccaGCAGCCTTAGATGGGCTGAAACAGTTTCCTCCGTATAAACGAAGGAGAAGAACCATATATATGGATTAGATTTAGGGTTCTTTTGGGGTGGATTTGGATATCGGGTCGGGGATGAACGAGTAGGGTAAAAGGGTAGATGGTTAAATTGTTTAAGATCGTGCCACGTGTCTTATAGAAAGAGTCCGTTAAATGTGGgagcaaaaatattaaaataggtAACGGCAAAGCAACACATCTGATTTCAAACGAGAacaatatttatttattaattaaattgtcTTACACAAAAGTTGAAGTCATGCAACATGCCTGGAGGCTGAAAATATAGCGTCAAATTTGaggtatttttttctttctttctctaggGTACAAAAGTTCAAACTCCATTTTAATACTTTTTCattaaaataataaaacccaacacGTGAACCTAGGGAGGAAATTTAATAAACACCCACCTTCAACTATCCTCAGCAAACATGGCTTCAGAGTCGCAACATCTAACCTGTCATTTAGTTTTGGTCCCTTCACTTGTTCAAACAACCATTAGTTTTCCAAATTAATACACTTTCTTGTTTTGATATAAAGATTTTTAAAAAGAACAAGAGGGgaaattaaactaacaagtaaTAACAAAACCAAAGATTAACCAACTGGCTAACTTCCAAAAAAATCGTCAATTTGGAATTTAATGCAATTAAGAATGCAATTCGATGTTTGATAGGCAGTTCTGGATATTCAGAGAATAGAAACACCAGATATAGGACAACCATAGTGTAGCATTCACAGTAGGAGTGAACTCATCCCCAATAACCAATGACCAAAGGCAGCTCCAATCCATGTTCCAATCTTCTATGTCAAGGAGATGCATGTAGCTACTAGTCACAAATCCTCCTAATTGTGTTAAAACTTAATTCCTCTTTAGTCGTGGATAAACACAACTGCCTTGAGATGGAATGCTTGTCTTGCTCTTTATATATACTATTGTTCAACTGCTATTCTGCTATCCTCTGTGCGTGGTGGTCTCCATTTGCGGTTAAAGATATTCTTCTCTATGGTTTTCTGGGGCTTCAATCTTTCATCAAGAAGCTCCAGCAACTCTTGCAATCCAACACCTGTTAAGGCAGACGTCTTGACATGTGTATCTGTAGCAGACTCAGAAACGGACTGGGTTTCGCTACTAATAACATCCGACTTCATAGAGTGGTTGTTTTGCTGGACCTCAGTACTCCCACAGCCCACCGAGGAACTATTATAATCAACCCAGGAATCTTGTTCATCACCTGAGACCAACCATTCATCAGTGTAGTTACCTTGTTGATCATCTATAACCTGTCCAAGCTTTTCTGATTGCTCAAAGTCCTCATTTTCATTAGCACCATAATCAGGGAGGTCCTCTTCACACAAGTTATTGGATGCAACATCATTGTTTTCGTCTGACCAGCTAGAAACTTCATGCTCGTTGCAATAACCATCTCCAACGAAATCCTCGTGAAGATCAATCTACATAAATATAAAAGTACTGAAGCAATGCATCTGGATCCATGTATTAGAACTTCCGATTATCACCGCCTGTCCTTAAATTTTGGGAATGGTAGTTATTTTCCCTACCTTATTCCAAACTTCAATCATATTCTGGAGCTTATGCTCAGAGACTCCTATCTGCCCAAGAACCTGCAACACTGCTTCCCGCTGCTCCTTTAGGTCTGGTGCACTTGAGTCCAGCACATGCTGCAACAATTAAGCAATCCGTCAGATTAGAAGCTTCTAAGTTCAAGCAACTTTCCTTCAGCTCAAGGATTTGCAATTTTGAGTTGAATAGTTGTGTGGAGCTATAGTCGCCAGCACATAGTAAGTTAACAAAATCAAAAATGTAATTAGACAAAGAAGATAACCACAAGGAGGTCGGCTTCAACAACTTCTTCCAATGTTGCATGAAAGGCTTCAACTAGCTGCAAAAACAAGAAGTCTCCAAGTGATTCTGAAGGTCTTTGATGCCATAACAAGAGGAGGAGCGGGTACTGACACTATCCACTCACCTGTGTTGGCAAATCCGATATGAATCCCACAGTATCACTGAGCAGCACTTTCCTTCTGCATATGAAGTATTTAATCAATTGACCAAAAAAGGGCCGAGCCATCAGCCTTGGGGGACGGCATAAATCACTTTTGCAACTTTAAAATTTAGTAAAGTCAATTATTTAGACATCCCATCTACTTAAGAAAATCTCATGGACCTCCACTCACTGAGAGAAATATCATAGAACCTACTTGTATAACAGTAGAGGTCTATTTGAATACTCGGAGCAAGATAGCCTCATTTTTTAAAATTGATTGTTAGCGAAACTTCGACTACTTTTTCCAATAAAAAGTTAAATGAAAATACAAAAGTTAACTGCATGGAGAAAACAGTAAGTGAACTCATTAAACTTGAAGTCCATCAGCAATTAACTTTTAGTCATAAGCTACAACGTATAAAATTTGTCAAATTTCTCTCTCTTGGCTCTCCTATAGATTTTAGGTAAGACATTACCATTGTAACACAAAATTCGAATAAGAACTTTAATTTTTATGACACTATTGCTTTTAATAGCACAAATAACAGCGGCAGAGGTATGTGTAACAAAACATTAAACTTGAGGAGAAATCTTAGATATTTTCTTTGGGAAAAGTAAAGAAGATATCCTAGATATTTCTCAGATTAAAAGGAAGTCCACTTATTTTTTTTGAGAATAAAGGGACGTCCACTTAATTTCGCTAAACTAGATGGAAGGTCTTACTAATTCACCCAATTTTGTATTACCCTGATGGGAGAATGACACTTCTTAACTTGGGGTCCACTGTGGCAAACAATCTGCAAATGAAGAGCCCAAATGTCAGATAGTGTCATATAACTCATCTTGCCAGCATAAGATATAGAAGGGCATGGTGGCAAGTTAGGAGTTAAAAGCTTAATAGACAGCCAGCATCAGAATGAAAGTACAGACTAGCAACTGCTTTACCATACCGATCATCGCAGTAGAGATAACTGTCCGAGACTGCACTAACTAAGGTAGATTTCCCCTGTTAAAGAAACAAACTCAATGAATACCGAGAGATTGCATTAATATCAAACTAAAGGGATTCATGTAGTTCTGATCAACCTACAGCATTTGTGTAACCAACAACAGCAACTGTAGGAATTTCTTGACCATCTGGTCCTCCATGCCTCTTGCGAGCAGCGCGTTGCAAAGCTCGTGTGCGACGAACCTCTTTAATTTCAGATAACAACTGATTCCTCCGTTCTAAAATTCTGAAACCGAAGGCAGTTAGAgtagaaatatatcatatggaTACAGGCATGAGCTAAACGATATTGGACCATCATCAGGCAAGTGGTGACAATACCAAAGGGAGTGTTTAAAGTATATACTAGAAAACCTATACTATTGACTGAAAATAATTCAccaatcaaaaaagaaaattgGAAAAGGAGTGATACATATTTCTGTTGACAAACTTTTCAGGGAATAATCATATATTATCACATTCTATTTTTCTAGTTACTAATCATTTTCATTTTTCTTGACAAGTAGTTCCATAAAATAGACATGTGATCACTAAAAATACGATAAGTTTATAGCCACTGAAAGGAGTAATAGTTGCTATTATACATACTAAATCACTGTCCTTTAGACAGAAGACAAAATGCAACTAATCCTATTCCATGCTTGAGGTTCATTCATCCAATCAGCTTCATTATGCATCAAAGTCTCTAATATAGTAAGTCAGGCTCATATTCATTTGACTCTCAAATAACCTTCCTAACAGTTAACAGAGATGCCTTGCATAATGACGTATAGACAGAGTTGTGTACGCATAACATTCACATTCAATATATTGCTATAGCTAACTTGACAGAAAGTTTGACTTCCAGCTTTGTCTACAGCAATAATAAGAACTAAGCCTCAGTGCCAAGCTAGTTGGGCTTATGAATTCCCAATATCCATTTCGCTCGATTTAACATTAGAGGTTCTCTACAATTTCTACAGATAGACTAAAACCTTTCCAGCTTTATCTGTCCACAAAAGatttagaataataaaataatacatcttCTCAGTCAGAGTGAGTGACAAACCTTCGCCGCTGAAGCTGCAATTCTGTCTCTCCAGCACCACTAATGAAACCACGTCCCCCACTTCCTCTCCTGCAAGTGAAAATGGCATACTTCAGATACTTCGGGGCCAGCAAATGTTGTTTCCCAAACTTTAGCAATCATCTTAATTACagagaaaatattattgataagtgGATACGTGTGACCAGAAATCAATTCATTGAATTTCCAAAACATCCTTTAATATGGATTAAGTCAGCAAGCAATAAAGTTACCCTCTGGCACTAACTACTTCAGCTTCTCCAGCTACACCAAAAGCATAACGTCCACCAGGACCACGTAAACGAACAAGCCGGCTTTTCTTGTACATAAGTGCAGCCAACTCAGCCTGTAAGTTAATGGAAAGTCAAAGGGACTGCGGAGAACTAAGTATTCCCTATAGGTCCAGAAACTATCATGTGAGAATACATCGAACACCATAGCAGAGAGTAGTTCACCTGTAGTTTTGCTTCCTTCGTCTGAGCATGTGCATTGAAAATCTCTATTATAAGGCCCACACGGTCCAGAACAGGTTTACCCCAAGCCCGCTGCCAGTGAAAGGACAAAACATAAACAGAAAAGGAAAAGGGAAATACAGTAAGCCCTTTGCCAATGGATAATTGTGGCTATGAGAAACATGTTTGTCCTAAGATAATAAATATACTAACAAGTACAGCAAGTTAGCAACTTTTCCAATGGctcaattaatttattttttcaccAGAAAATGAATAGACCAACAAATACAATGACTTACCTCTAAATTACGCTGCTGTATGCCAGTGAGAATTGCATTTACAAAAATGGCATCTATCCCTTCCTGCCAACAAAATGGTGGTGACCAACATCAACCTGATCAGCCGCTAACAGTTCCATAATACAGGGAGAGATTACTGAATTTACTAAATTGCATCCAGATATTAAATCCTCTACCTTACTTTCCAGAGCATTTACATGGCATTTAACATTATCCACAGTTCCAGGTCCGAAAAACGTATCTGTCATATCATAGCAAGCACAATGCACAAATCATTTCAAAATTAAGTGATGGATAAAATAATTAGCAATAGCTAGCCATCCTTCCTACTGATAACTTCAGGAAGACTCCAACTCTCCACCTCGAACAACAATTGGGCTCTTATGAAAGGAAGAATATCAGAGCATACGTGACCACCTGAGTTACTATAGGACAAACATATACTAGAGACAACTATAAACAATACTTGCTTTGAGTGTTATATTCTTCTTCTAAtatactccctctatttcattttatttGAACCTGTTTATATTGGCATGGAGTTTAACAAAGAAACACTTTtcgaaacttgtggtcttaaacatgCTATAAGTTGTGTGGCTATaggacttttgaaacttgtggtcttaacaatgacataacatttgtgtggctaAAAAGATtgttattaagggtaaaatgagaaaGTTTATGTTAAAATAATAAcgggtcattctttttgggacagaccaaaaagaaaataaggTCACGTAAACTAGAACAAATGGAGTCCTTTATTCCCTCAGTTCAAGCATATTCTTGGACAACGCAAGCATATTAAGCTCATTTCTAAATTGTTTCCAACTTGCGAGATGAGTTTAACCTTGCAGATCCAAGTTCTCGGTGTTACAAGCTACAGTTGAGCTAACTCTTGCTACACTCCCCACAAATTAAGCTTCCTATTTCCTACAGAATTTTAATGCATGTACTCCTCGGTTTCATACAATTGATCCCAACTAGTTTGGAATTGAGTTGTAGCAGTaatagttgttgttgttattgttgctgcTGCATTACAGCTGGGTATCAGCTAAAACGAAAAGTATTACTCCTACTAAACAAAACAGGGGAACAATGGTAGGGAAAACGCACCAGCGCGAGTTGATCGAGCAGCAGGGTTTTGGACGACAAGATGAGGGGGCAATTGTTTATCAAGGAACTCAGTATCATATAACCCATCTCTTTGCTCCTCAAGGGAGTTAGCCAGGTTCAGTGCCTCCTCAAGCTTAGGCTTGAGAATGGAATCAGGCCGAAGCCGAGGCTGAAcaacaaatagctttggaggacTCTTTGGGTCCGTATTGAACTCATCTCCTGACCCATCTTGATGCTTCTGTAGAAGCAGCGAGCTACTAAGCGATGACACAGAATGGAATGAAGACTTTTCAGTAAACGGTGGTGATGGGTTAACGGGCAAGTGGGTTGATTGAGCTGGTAGAGAGATGGAGAAATGAGAGAAGTGGCGAAGGGCTTGAGGAAGGGAAAATTTGGGGGTTGAGGAAGATCGCAAGTGAAAAATTGTTCGGAACATCGGAGACGACAGTGTTCCTTAGGCGTTCTCTGCCGGTGTCAACTGACATTTTACGCCATGAATAGGTAATAACAGTTGCTGCCGGTGGAGTTGCGTACTGAGTTGGGCCAAAACCGTAGTTGAGACTTATGGTTTTGTTGTCTGGACGGCCCAACCCTTGTTGACAGGCTTAAATTTTGTCATGTGGCTCTCAATTTTGCCTCATCCATTGAATTTGTACTCACTTTTAAAAAATAGCTAACTTCATATATATACACTTTTTTTTGTGAAAAGACACAtatatttttttctcttcttcttcttagatGTTGCTTTTATCTTCTTTGTGCTTaggatttcttcttcttcttaattgcaaaataaatttgttgaatttattattgttttgacAATTTGATGATCAGGATTTGTTCTTTTACGAtattaagttatattttaaatttgaactCATTTGGAGTAAATATGGGTGTTGAATTGTGTATTGAATTATTGAAATTCGAAGAACAAGTTTATGTTTAAGAACTTAAGATTCGAAATATGAAGTTGCATTTGAACAGATTGAACTACATAAGAT containing:
- the LOC104101161 gene encoding GTP-binding protein At3g49725, chloroplastic, translated to MFRTIFHLRSSSTPKFSLPQALRHFSHFSISLPAQSTHLPVNPSPPFTEKSSFHSVSSLSSSLLLQKHQDGSGDEFNTDPKSPPKLFVVQPRLRPDSILKPKLEEALNLANSLEEQRDGLYDTEFLDKQLPPHLVVQNPAARSTRADTFFGPGTVDNVKCHVNALESKEGIDAIFVNAILTGIQQRNLERAWGKPVLDRVGLIIEIFNAHAQTKEAKLQAELAALMYKKSRLVRLRGPGGRYAFGVAGEAEVVSARGRGSGGRGFISGAGETELQLQRRRILERRNQLLSEIKEVRRTRALQRAARKRHGGPDGQEIPTVAVVGYTNAGKSTLVSAVSDSYLYCDDRLFATVDPKLRSVILPSGRKVLLSDTVGFISDLPTQLVEAFHATLEEVVEADLLVHVLDSSAPDLKEQREAVLQVLGQIGVSEHKLQNMIEVWNKIDLHEDFVGDGYCNEHEVSSWSDENNDVASNNLCEEDLPDYGANENEDFEQSEKLGQVIDDQQGNYTDEWLVSGDEQDSWVDYNSSSVGCGSTEVQQNNHSMKSDVISSETQSVSESATDTHVKTSALTGVGLQELLELLDERLKPQKTIEKNIFNRKWRPPRTEDSRIAVEQ